TATTTATTTGACGCCGCGTCTGAAGACTCCGAATCCCGGCGTGTATCAGGCGTATTAGATAGAGGAGGATAAAGAGCAGTGCAATGGAAACCAGTACTTTAAACACGAGTTCTGTACCCTCGTGAATATTATCTTCTCCTAAAAAGCGTTCCAACCATTTGTAGGGAACACCCAAGAAGTTGACATAGTACATATAACCGAGATTTCGAAAGATTGTAAAGATTATTTCCATGCTGCACCTTATCTGAATTTAAAAAAAGAGTAATAAGTCACGGGGAACTCTATTCTGCCACAATCCAATCTTGATTTAAAGCTTTGCTCTATAAAAGAAGGCGCGAATATATCCTATTGAAAACCCCCTTCTTTCCGTGGAGGAAACAAGGGGGCGTAAGTGAAGGATAAGTAACGCTATGCTGTGGGTATGCAGGCGCAGTGCTATTTAATGCAACACTTCGTTGAATAGACCGCGCGGCGGGAAGGGGCATCACTCAGGGGCGAAGTGTTTTTTTACATAATCTTTTAGTAATTGCTGCGCCTCATCTTTGCATTTGCCGCAAACAGTGCTGATCTTGGTTTGTTCTTGCAGTTCCAGAAAGGTGCGTGCTCCATCCAGCACTGCTTCTTCAATCTCATGATCCGTCACATTCATACAGGTGCATACAATGCGCGCTACTTCTTTAACAACCTTCCCGGCTTGACCTGAACGAAGATAGTAGTCGTTAATGGCTGCCCGCAAGGCTTTATCGCCAAGTACAGAACAGTGGATTTTGTTTTCAGGAAGTTGTCCCAAGGCAGAGGCTATTTGCCTCGGCCCGATGTTGAAGGCCTCATGAAGGGGCAATCCAATGACAAGTTCAGACATAACGGATGTACTCGCTATAGCGCTGGCACAGCCGTAGGTGCGCCATTTGCAATCAGCGATCGTCTCATTCTCTTTATCAACTTTGATGACCACCAACATTTCGTCGCCGCATTGGATATTGCCGACGATTCCTTTGCCGTCATCCTGATAATCGTCATCTCTGAGTATATTTCGAGGGTTCATAAAATGGTCTTTTACAATGTCTGTATAAGCCCAAGATTGGTGACTGCTCATAATTATTTTCTCCCG
This genomic window from Candidatus Hydrogenedentota bacterium contains:
- a CDS encoding iron-sulfur cluster assembly scaffold protein; translation: MSSHQSWAYTDIVKDHFMNPRNILRDDDYQDDGKGIVGNIQCGDEMLVVIKVDKENETIADCKWRTYGCASAIASTSVMSELVIGLPLHEAFNIGPRQIASALGQLPENKIHCSVLGDKALRAAINDYYLRSGQAGKVVKEVARIVCTCMNVTDHEIEEAVLDGARTFLELQEQTKISTVCGKCKDEAQQLLKDYVKKHFAPE